The Congregibacter litoralis KT71 genome contains a region encoding:
- the dnaB gene encoding replicative DNA helicase, protein MADTSPQQSSYPRGSQQSQSNRPYDGDVARIKLQPQSIEAEQSVIGGLMISQDAWDSVAEMVSPEDFYRPDHRLIFRQIRHLAEAAQPVDVVTLADQLQLSGELDAAGGHAYLSELAENTPSASNIRAYAQVVRERSALRSLIEAAQEIADSGFTPEGRTSAELIDEAERLIMQIGEQGPKAGGPQDVGTLLTETVQRIEELCNSGGEITGLTTGYIDLDKFTSGLQKSDLVIVAGRPSMGKTAFAMNLVENAILAQSDPVLVFSMEMPAEALMMRLLSSIGRIDQTLVRTGRLDQAGWESLSNAVGKLKNTGLLIDDTPALTPTEVRSRARRVKREHGNIAMIMIDYMQLMQVAGASEGRTAEISEISRSLKAIAKEFRCPVVALSQLNRSLEQRPNKRPVNSDLRESGAIEQDADVIMFIYRDEVYNPDSADKGIAEIIIGKQRNGPIGTCRLAFFGEYTRFENLARGASGGYSEGF, encoded by the coding sequence ATGGCAGACACTAGCCCACAACAATCCTCCTATCCCCGGGGCTCACAACAGTCTCAGTCCAACCGTCCCTATGACGGGGATGTGGCCCGCATAAAGCTCCAGCCGCAATCCATTGAAGCCGAACAGTCCGTTATCGGTGGCCTTATGATCTCCCAGGATGCCTGGGACAGCGTGGCGGAGATGGTGAGTCCGGAGGACTTTTATCGTCCCGATCACCGTTTGATCTTCAGGCAGATACGCCACCTCGCCGAAGCCGCCCAGCCCGTTGATGTGGTGACCCTTGCCGACCAGCTGCAGCTCAGTGGTGAACTGGATGCCGCCGGGGGGCATGCTTACCTCTCGGAGCTTGCCGAAAACACGCCCAGTGCCTCGAATATTCGTGCCTATGCTCAGGTGGTGCGTGAGCGTTCGGCGCTCCGGAGCCTCATTGAGGCGGCGCAGGAAATCGCCGATAGCGGATTCACGCCCGAGGGTCGCACGTCCGCGGAGCTCATCGACGAGGCGGAGCGCCTGATCATGCAGATCGGTGAGCAGGGTCCCAAAGCCGGCGGGCCCCAGGATGTGGGCACGCTGCTCACAGAAACGGTGCAACGCATCGAGGAACTCTGTAACAGCGGCGGCGAGATTACGGGTTTAACCACGGGATACATCGACCTCGACAAGTTTACCTCGGGTCTTCAAAAGTCTGATCTGGTGATTGTGGCCGGGCGACCCTCCATGGGTAAGACCGCCTTCGCCATGAACCTGGTGGAGAACGCCATCCTTGCCCAATCGGATCCGGTACTCGTGTTCTCCATGGAAATGCCCGCCGAGGCGCTGATGATGCGTTTGTTGTCGTCGATTGGTCGCATTGATCAGACCCTGGTGCGCACGGGGCGCCTTGATCAGGCCGGCTGGGAGAGCCTCTCCAACGCGGTCGGAAAGCTGAAAAATACGGGTCTGCTCATTGACGACACACCCGCTTTGACGCCCACGGAGGTTCGCAGCCGCGCCCGACGGGTCAAGCGCGAACACGGCAACATCGCCATGATCATGATTGACTACATGCAGCTGATGCAGGTTGCGGGAGCGTCCGAGGGCCGCACGGCGGAGATCTCGGAGATTTCGCGTAGCCTCAAGGCCATCGCGAAAGAGTTCCGATGCCCTGTAGTGGCCTTGTCCCAGCTCAACCGTTCTCTGGAGCAGCGCCCGAACAAGCGGCCGGTGAATTCAGATCTGCGGGAGTCCGGCGCCATCGAGCAGGACGCAGATGTGATTATGTTTATCTATCGTGATGAGGTGTATAACCCCGACTCCGCGGATAAAGGCATCGCAGAAATCATTATCGGCAAACAGCGAAACGGTCCCATCGGTACCTGCCGTCTGGCGTTCTTTGGGGAATACACCCGCTTTGAAAATCTTGCCCGGGGCGCCTCGGGCGGATATTCCGAAGGGTTCTGA
- a CDS encoding polysaccharide deacetylase family protein, protein MLSPHNFALPSDRQAALRPPRRTMKRLCLGALAGLAGALLSGASLAQSEDPATPWNWSDDTVFNAVNQVRAGKDLTPEQWPGGARVAVLLSFDVDNETVMGLRTGEVSIGPLSQGQYGHRVALPRIVKLVDDEAIPSTFFFPAWSLKIAPEQAALINASGDHEIAVHGWIHERNTSLDADTEARLLAQAMDTIEEISGRRPVGYRAPSWNHSPATLSIVREMGFLYESSLMHDDRPYELVQNGEPTDLVELPVDWILDDAPLMNPLGNRYMNPRDIMQVWIDEFDKAWEEGTLFLLTLHPHVSGHRSRIVALEGLIEHIKSKGDVWFATHEDAARYVRAQAGMD, encoded by the coding sequence ATGCTGTCACCTCACAATTTTGCCCTGCCATCTGACCGACAAGCTGCTCTGCGACCTCCCCGTCGGACCATGAAGCGCCTGTGTCTCGGCGCCCTGGCGGGTCTCGCCGGGGCTTTGCTGTCCGGCGCATCCCTCGCGCAGAGCGAGGATCCCGCAACCCCCTGGAACTGGTCTGACGACACGGTCTTTAATGCGGTTAATCAGGTGCGGGCAGGAAAGGATCTCACACCAGAGCAATGGCCCGGTGGCGCCCGGGTGGCGGTGCTATTGTCCTTTGACGTGGATAACGAAACGGTCATGGGCCTGCGCACCGGCGAAGTGAGCATCGGCCCCCTCTCTCAGGGGCAGTACGGGCACCGCGTGGCCCTGCCCCGCATCGTCAAGCTTGTGGATGACGAGGCCATCCCCTCGACGTTTTTCTTTCCTGCCTGGAGCCTGAAAATCGCGCCGGAGCAGGCCGCGCTGATCAATGCATCGGGGGATCATGAGATTGCTGTCCATGGCTGGATACATGAACGCAATACCAGCCTCGATGCCGACACGGAAGCGCGGCTTCTAGCGCAGGCGATGGATACCATTGAGGAGATCAGTGGCAGACGCCCCGTGGGCTATCGCGCACCGTCCTGGAACCACAGTCCCGCCACGCTCTCCATCGTCCGCGAGATGGGTTTCCTCTACGAGAGCTCACTTATGCACGACGATCGACCTTACGAGCTGGTGCAGAATGGGGAGCCTACGGATCTTGTGGAGCTGCCCGTAGACTGGATTCTGGACGATGCACCCCTCATGAACCCCCTGGGCAACCGCTACATGAACCCCCGGGACATCATGCAGGTGTGGATCGATGAATTTGATAAAGCCTGGGAAGAAGGCACGCTGTTCCTCCTCACCCTGCACCCCCATGTGAGTGGCCACCGCTCACGCATTGTCGCCCTCGAGGGCCTCATCGAGCACATAAAGAGCAAGGGTGATGTCTGGTTCGCTACCCATGAAGACGCTGCACGCTATGTGCGCGCTCAGGCTGGTATGGATTGA
- a CDS encoding replication protein P has product MEDSGELAQRVEREIAASKATSPIPPGQSDSRLKPEPALVEAINQVFALFRLNYHNQYYAAFSEAEQLRQIKKLWLDSLKDIPPVQILQGAKLAIENSEYLPTLNRMHKCCEESLPALGLPAARTAYLEACNAGSPPEHKRWSHPAVYWAGRDSGWQQLATSAEAQSWPLFKSHYQSRCAAVLAGEETPPVPAPAKNRLSSTALEGEAALAQLQRLKNDNDLT; this is encoded by the coding sequence ATGGAGGACAGCGGGGAACTGGCGCAGCGCGTCGAACGCGAGATAGCAGCCTCGAAAGCGACCTCACCGATACCTCCTGGGCAGAGTGACTCGCGCCTCAAGCCGGAGCCCGCACTGGTCGAGGCCATCAACCAGGTCTTTGCGCTTTTCCGACTGAATTACCACAACCAGTACTACGCGGCGTTTAGCGAGGCCGAGCAGCTGAGACAGATCAAAAAGCTGTGGCTGGACTCCCTGAAAGATATCCCTCCTGTCCAGATCCTCCAGGGTGCCAAGCTCGCCATTGAAAACAGCGAGTATCTGCCGACGCTGAATCGTATGCACAAGTGTTGCGAAGAGAGTCTGCCGGCCCTGGGGCTCCCGGCGGCCAGAACGGCCTACCTGGAGGCCTGCAACGCCGGCTCACCGCCAGAACATAAGCGCTGGTCCCATCCGGCGGTTTACTGGGCCGGTCGGGACAGCGGCTGGCAACAGCTGGCCACCAGCGCCGAAGCCCAAAGCTGGCCGCTGTTTAAGAGCCACTATCAGTCTCGCTGCGCAGCGGTGCTCGCGGGTGAGGAAACACCCCCGGTGCCGGCGCCGGCAAAAAACCGCTTAAGCTCAACGGCTCTGGAGGGAGAAGCAGCCCTCGCACAGTTGCAACGCCTGAAAAACGACAACGATCTCACCTAG
- a CDS encoding DnaT-like ssDNA-binding domain-containing protein: protein MAPRPLIPDSQLVFSAELAAAVGLAEAVLLQQIKGLYLHQPATRRDGLAWLHVSRAYLLQLLPFWNPRELESVCESLESLGLLCIDRQTAAQDCLLLAINESPASTAASTSQASHASASTTPAKAAAPTMATPATERKAPAAAMPRPAKRTGEPLPPDFQPSEDMLELLERFHGVPRGFALQQIEDFTLYWRERGSAGHAWQNRFKQHVQFQWARQQQETTGVDHGGQRGTGAARRTRDSSLESDLTDTSWAE, encoded by the coding sequence ATGGCTCCTCGCCCCCTCATTCCCGACTCGCAACTGGTTTTTTCCGCTGAGCTGGCGGCGGCTGTGGGCCTGGCCGAGGCGGTATTGCTGCAGCAAATCAAGGGCTTGTATCTCCACCAGCCGGCGACCCGTCGCGATGGCCTGGCCTGGCTCCACGTCAGCCGGGCCTACCTGCTTCAGCTGCTACCCTTCTGGAATCCGCGGGAACTTGAGAGCGTGTGCGAGTCCCTGGAGTCCCTGGGTCTGTTGTGCATCGATCGACAGACAGCGGCTCAGGACTGTCTGCTGCTGGCGATCAACGAATCTCCCGCCAGCACTGCGGCATCGACAAGCCAGGCTTCCCATGCCTCAGCATCGACCACCCCTGCAAAAGCAGCCGCGCCCACCATGGCAACGCCAGCCACCGAAAGAAAAGCACCCGCGGCGGCGATGCCCAGACCCGCCAAACGCACGGGAGAACCCCTGCCACCGGACTTTCAACCCAGCGAGGACATGCTCGAACTCCTTGAGCGTTTTCATGGCGTGCCCCGAGGATTTGCCCTGCAGCAGATAGAGGATTTCACGCTGTATTGGCGGGAAAGAGGGAGCGCCGGGCACGCCTGGCAAAATCGATTCAAACAGCATGTACAATTCCAATGGGCGCGACAGCAACAGGAAACGACAGGAGTTGATCATGGAGGACAGCGGGGAACTGGCGCAGCGCGTCGAACGCGAGATAGCAGCCTCGAAAGCGACCTCACCGATACCTCCTGGGCAGAGTGA
- the radA gene encoding DNA repair protein RadA codes for MAKAKTAFVCSDCGSDYHKWQGQCSDCGAWNTLSEIRLGSAKSTSRAPAGRSGFAGELAPARVLSEIDVSEVRRIPTGMAEFDRVLGGGLVPGSAILLGGNPGAGKSTLLLQACCGLASRMPALYVTGEESPQQIAMRAQRLSLPLDELKLMAETNVEAILAALDKHQPRLLVVDSIQVVYSEELSSAPGSVSQVRECAATLTRAAKQRGIVLLLVGHVTKDGSLAGPKVLEHMIDCSVLLESSDDQRFRTLRGQKNRFGAVNELGIFAMTEQGLREVRNPSAIFLERGEKQSSGSVVMVVWEGTRPLLVEIQALVDDSPLGNPRRLAVGLEQNRLAMLLAILHRHGGLQVGDQDVFANVVGGVRVLETSVDLALLLAIVSSFRDRPLPRDLVVFGEVGLAGEIRPVPSGQERLSEAAKHGFARAIVPRGNAPKTAPRGMEVHAVATLGEALALDF; via the coding sequence ATGGCCAAGGCAAAAACAGCCTTCGTTTGCAGTGATTGCGGTTCGGACTATCACAAGTGGCAGGGACAGTGCAGTGACTGCGGTGCCTGGAACACGCTCAGTGAAATTCGTCTGGGCAGCGCTAAGAGCACCAGCCGTGCCCCCGCGGGACGCAGCGGTTTTGCGGGAGAGCTCGCGCCGGCGCGGGTGCTGAGCGAGATCGATGTCTCCGAGGTCAGGCGCATTCCCACGGGTATGGCCGAATTTGATCGTGTGCTGGGAGGAGGGCTGGTCCCGGGGTCGGCCATTCTTCTCGGCGGAAACCCGGGGGCCGGAAAAAGCACACTGCTTCTCCAGGCCTGCTGCGGGCTCGCAAGTCGCATGCCGGCACTCTATGTCACCGGCGAGGAAAGCCCCCAGCAGATCGCCATGCGCGCTCAGCGTCTGTCGCTGCCCCTGGATGAATTGAAGCTCATGGCGGAGACCAATGTGGAAGCCATCCTGGCGGCGCTGGATAAGCACCAGCCCCGGCTCCTGGTGGTCGATTCCATCCAGGTGGTCTACAGCGAAGAGCTGAGTTCGGCCCCCGGGAGCGTGTCCCAGGTGCGGGAGTGCGCGGCAACCCTCACCCGGGCAGCGAAGCAGCGGGGCATCGTGTTGCTGCTGGTGGGTCACGTCACCAAGGATGGCAGTCTCGCCGGCCCTAAAGTGCTGGAACACATGATCGACTGTTCCGTATTGCTTGAGAGCTCCGACGACCAACGTTTTCGCACCCTGCGGGGACAGAAAAACCGCTTTGGGGCGGTGAACGAGCTGGGTATTTTTGCCATGACGGAGCAGGGTCTCCGGGAGGTGCGAAACCCCTCGGCAATTTTTCTGGAGCGGGGCGAAAAGCAGTCCTCAGGCAGCGTTGTGATGGTGGTCTGGGAGGGCACGCGCCCCCTGCTGGTGGAAATACAGGCCCTTGTCGATGACAGTCCTCTGGGAAATCCCCGCCGCCTGGCGGTGGGTCTGGAACAGAATCGCCTGGCGATGCTCCTGGCCATCCTCCATCGCCACGGTGGCTTGCAGGTAGGGGATCAGGATGTTTTTGCCAATGTGGTCGGTGGTGTCCGAGTCCTGGAGACCAGCGTTGACCTCGCGTTGCTCCTGGCTATCGTTTCGAGCTTCCGGGACCGTCCATTACCCCGCGATCTCGTGGTCTTCGGCGAGGTGGGACTCGCTGGTGAGATTCGCCCTGTGCCCTCGGGGCAGGAGCGTCTGTCCGAGGCGGCGAAACATGGTTTCGCCAGAGCGATAGTGCCCCGGGGCAACGCCCCCAAGACGGCACCCAGGGGCATGGAGGTACACGCCGTGGCTACCCTGGGAGAGGCGTTGGCGCTGGATTTCTAG
- a CDS encoding peptidyl-prolyl cis-trans isomerase, which translates to MKKARVASADTLTERSAGRGLFRDPLLHFVLLGLLLFFAYLSLNDQDSSNEDIVVSVAQQEQLIAAYTRVWRRPPKALELKGLLDDYIREEIANREALALGFAANDPVVRRRLRQKYESFMDQFAASVEPSEDELQQWYETRMTDYSEDARYSLRHRFFSSDRREDARGDAASALAGLAPADPEADPALGDALAMPQRYEDTRETELASRFGQGFTDSLSALPEGRWSGPVPSAYGYHLVFIESVRARAQPPLGAVRAAVLRDWRAEHVEKAREELYASLLDRYTVKIQTPAETSDS; encoded by the coding sequence TTGAAAAAAGCAAGAGTGGCGAGCGCTGACACCTTGACGGAAAGGTCTGCCGGAAGGGGGCTCTTCCGGGACCCTCTCCTGCATTTTGTCCTGCTGGGTCTCTTGCTGTTCTTCGCTTACCTGTCCCTCAATGATCAAGACAGCAGCAACGAGGACATCGTCGTCAGCGTTGCCCAGCAGGAACAGTTGATTGCCGCCTATACCCGCGTCTGGCGACGTCCTCCTAAGGCCCTTGAACTCAAGGGTTTGCTGGACGATTACATCCGCGAGGAGATCGCCAACCGGGAGGCCCTTGCCCTGGGCTTTGCGGCCAACGACCCTGTCGTGCGCCGTCGTCTCCGTCAGAAGTATGAATCCTTTATGGACCAGTTTGCCGCCTCGGTGGAACCATCAGAGGACGAGCTGCAGCAATGGTATGAGACCCGTATGACGGACTACAGCGAAGACGCCCGCTATAGCCTTCGCCATCGATTTTTCAGCAGTGACCGCCGGGAAGACGCCAGAGGCGATGCAGCCTCGGCCCTCGCCGGCCTCGCGCCTGCCGATCCAGAGGCGGACCCTGCCCTCGGTGATGCTCTGGCCATGCCCCAACGCTATGAGGACACGCGGGAAACAGAACTTGCCAGTCGCTTTGGTCAGGGCTTTACCGATAGCCTGAGCGCCCTCCCCGAGGGCCGCTGGTCCGGTCCGGTGCCCTCAGCCTATGGCTACCACCTGGTCTTTATCGAAAGTGTACGCGCCCGGGCGCAACCACCCCTCGGTGCTGTGCGCGCCGCCGTGCTGCGCGACTGGCGCGCGGAACACGTGGAGAAAGCCCGGGAGGAGCTCTACGCGAGCCTCCTTGACCGCTACACCGTGAAAATTCAAACACCTGCGGAAACATCCGACAGCTGA
- a CDS encoding PilZ domain-containing protein, with translation MSDFPGERRAFSRAKIDLPVEIHQGGSVWKQRLIDISVAGVSTDQPDVWDAQYNEPFTLVIDAGRYGILELHAYLQHVEAGRLGFAVQHGDGNNVEPLRSLLSEHIPDPLALEADIEKLNKQ, from the coding sequence ATGAGTGATTTCCCCGGGGAGCGCCGCGCGTTTTCCCGCGCAAAAATCGACCTCCCGGTGGAGATTCACCAGGGTGGCAGCGTCTGGAAGCAACGACTGATCGATATTTCTGTGGCGGGGGTATCCACGGATCAGCCGGATGTCTGGGACGCACAGTACAACGAGCCCTTCACCCTGGTGATCGACGCGGGCCGCTACGGCATTCTGGAACTGCATGCCTACCTGCAACACGTCGAAGCCGGGAGACTGGGTTTTGCGGTGCAGCACGGCGACGGTAACAATGTCGAGCCCCTGCGCTCTCTGCTCTCCGAGCATATCCCGGACCCCCTCGCCCTCGAAGCCGACATCGAAAAACTGAACAAGCAGTAG
- the ettA gene encoding energy-dependent translational throttle protein EttA, with product MAQYVYSMNRVGKVVPPKKTILENISLSFFPGAKIGVLGLNGSGKSTLLKIMAGLDTDILGEARPQPDLKIGYLPQEPQLDPAKDVRGNVEEGLSDALDALAGLEKVYADYAEPDADFDALAKEQARLEDIIQATDAHNIDHRLEVAADALRLPPWDADVSTLSGGERRRVALCRLLLSGPDMLLLDEPTNHLDAESVAWLERFLEDFPGTVVAITHDRYFLDNAAGWILELDRGRGIPYEGNYSDWLNAKEQRLESEQRQEASHQKAIKAELEWVRSNPKGRQAKSKARLARFEELQSQEFQSRNETNEIYIPPGPRLGDKVIEIQNLRKTYDDRLLFEDLTLSVPKGSIVGIIGANGMGKSTLFRLINGEEQPDAGTIELGETVKLAYVDQSREDLAGEKTVWEEISEGHDIMNIGGYEVNSRSYVGRFNFKGADQQKYVKDLSGGERNRLHLAKLLKQGANVLLLDEPTNDLDVETLRALEEAILAFPGSAMIISHDRWFLDRVATHILAYEDDGGVVFHEGNYSDYEEDRRQRMGAAADQPQRLRYRKLK from the coding sequence ATGGCACAGTACGTCTACAGCATGAACCGTGTGGGCAAGGTCGTCCCACCGAAGAAGACCATCCTTGAAAACATCTCCCTGTCGTTCTTTCCCGGCGCCAAGATTGGTGTTTTGGGTCTTAATGGCTCCGGCAAGTCGACACTCCTGAAGATCATGGCGGGTTTGGACACGGACATTCTGGGGGAGGCCCGCCCCCAGCCCGATCTCAAAATCGGCTATCTGCCCCAGGAGCCACAGCTGGATCCCGCCAAAGATGTCCGCGGCAACGTCGAGGAGGGCCTGAGCGACGCCCTGGATGCCCTCGCAGGCCTGGAAAAGGTTTATGCCGACTATGCTGAGCCCGACGCGGATTTTGATGCCCTTGCAAAGGAACAGGCGCGCCTTGAAGATATTATTCAGGCTACGGACGCCCACAATATCGATCACCGTCTGGAAGTTGCCGCCGACGCCTTGCGTCTACCTCCATGGGACGCCGACGTCAGCACGCTCTCCGGTGGTGAACGTCGTCGGGTGGCGCTGTGCCGGCTACTGCTCTCCGGACCGGACATGCTGCTCCTGGATGAGCCTACCAACCATCTCGATGCAGAGAGCGTCGCCTGGCTTGAGCGCTTTTTAGAGGATTTTCCCGGTACCGTCGTCGCTATCACCCACGACCGCTATTTTCTGGACAACGCCGCGGGCTGGATCCTCGAGCTGGATCGCGGCCGCGGCATTCCCTACGAAGGAAACTACTCCGACTGGCTCAATGCCAAGGAGCAGCGACTGGAGTCGGAACAGCGGCAGGAAGCCTCGCACCAGAAAGCCATCAAGGCCGAGCTAGAGTGGGTGCGCAGCAACCCCAAAGGCCGCCAGGCCAAGAGCAAGGCACGCCTGGCCCGCTTTGAAGAGCTCCAGTCCCAGGAATTTCAGAGCCGCAACGAGACCAATGAGATCTACATTCCCCCGGGCCCCCGCCTGGGGGACAAGGTCATCGAGATACAGAATCTTCGCAAAACCTACGACGATCGTCTTCTCTTTGAAGATCTGACGCTTTCCGTACCCAAGGGCAGCATCGTCGGGATCATCGGTGCCAATGGCATGGGTAAATCCACCCTGTTCCGACTGATCAACGGCGAAGAGCAGCCCGACGCGGGGACCATCGAACTCGGTGAAACGGTCAAACTCGCCTACGTGGACCAGTCCCGGGAAGATCTCGCGGGCGAGAAAACCGTCTGGGAGGAGATTTCTGAAGGCCACGACATCATGAACATCGGCGGCTATGAGGTGAATTCCCGCTCCTACGTGGGTCGCTTTAACTTCAAGGGTGCCGACCAGCAAAAATATGTAAAGGACCTCTCCGGTGGTGAGCGCAATCGCCTGCACCTCGCCAAGCTGTTGAAGCAGGGGGCAAACGTGCTTCTTCTTGACGAGCCCACAAATGACCTCGATGTGGAGACCCTTCGCGCCCTCGAAGAGGCCATTCTGGCGTTTCCCGGATCGGCCATGATCATTTCTCACGATCGCTGGTTCCTGGACCGGGTCGCCACCCACATTCTTGCCTATGAAGATGATGGTGGTGTGGTGTTTCACGAGGGGAATTACAGCGATTACGAGGAAGACCGACGCCAGCGTATGGGTGCCGCAGCGGACCAGCCCCAGCGCCTTCGCTACCGCAAGCTAAAATAG
- the glyA gene encoding serine hydroxymethyltransferase: protein MFDDAMSIEGFDDALFSAICDEERRQEEHIELIASENYASPRVLQAQGSVLTNKYAEGYAGKRYYGGCEFVDKAEELAIERAKALFGADYANVQPHSGSQANSAVFQALVTPGDTILGMSLADGGHLTHGAKPNFSGKHYNAVQYGLDNATGEIDYDQIDALAREHKPAMIIGGFSAYSRVVDWARYRAIADEVGAYLLVDMAHVAGLVAAGVYPNPVPYADVVTSTTHKTLRGPRGGIILAKANEALEKKFQSAVFPGGQGGPLMHAIAAKAVSFLEAQQPDFVVYQKQVVANARTMAATFMERGINIVSGGTDNHLMLVDLIGKSYTGKDADAALEAANITVNKNAVPNDPRSPFITSGLRVGTPAITTRGFGEKETRELTNWMCDVLEALETGDAEATIAKVKTQVLAICARFPVYGERPAAGAAVAA, encoded by the coding sequence ATGTTTGACGATGCCATGTCCATTGAGGGCTTCGACGATGCCCTGTTTTCTGCCATCTGTGACGAGGAGCGTCGTCAGGAAGAGCATATTGAACTCATTGCCTCGGAGAACTACGCCAGCCCACGGGTGCTTCAGGCGCAGGGTTCTGTGCTAACGAACAAGTATGCCGAGGGCTACGCCGGCAAGCGTTACTACGGCGGTTGTGAATTCGTAGATAAGGCTGAGGAGCTGGCAATCGAGCGCGCCAAGGCGCTGTTTGGCGCCGACTACGCAAACGTGCAGCCCCATTCGGGCTCCCAGGCAAACTCGGCGGTGTTTCAGGCATTGGTAACACCCGGGGATACGATTCTGGGTATGAGTTTGGCGGACGGAGGCCATCTTACCCACGGTGCCAAGCCCAATTTCTCCGGTAAGCACTACAACGCGGTGCAGTACGGGCTGGACAACGCCACGGGAGAAATCGATTACGACCAGATTGACGCCCTTGCCCGGGAACATAAACCCGCCATGATTATCGGTGGTTTCTCGGCTTATAGTCGCGTGGTGGACTGGGCCCGTTATCGCGCCATCGCCGACGAGGTGGGTGCCTATCTGCTGGTGGATATGGCGCACGTTGCCGGACTAGTGGCGGCGGGGGTTTATCCCAACCCTGTTCCCTATGCCGATGTGGTCACATCGACTACGCACAAAACCCTTCGCGGTCCCCGGGGCGGCATTATTCTGGCTAAAGCCAATGAAGCGCTGGAAAAGAAATTCCAGTCTGCGGTGTTCCCCGGTGGCCAGGGTGGTCCCCTCATGCATGCCATCGCGGCAAAAGCCGTGAGTTTTCTCGAGGCTCAGCAGCCCGACTTCGTTGTCTATCAGAAGCAGGTGGTGGCGAACGCCCGGACTATGGCAGCGACCTTTATGGAGCGCGGTATCAACATCGTATCCGGTGGTACAGACAATCACCTGATGCTGGTCGATCTCATCGGTAAGTCTTATACCGGTAAAGATGCCGATGCCGCTCTCGAGGCGGCAAACATTACCGTGAACAAAAACGCGGTGCCCAACGACCCCCGCTCACCGTTTATCACCTCGGGGTTGCGCGTGGGCACGCCGGCGATTACCACACGCGGTTTTGGCGAAAAGGAAACCCGGGAGCTCACGAACTGGATGTGTGATGTCCTGGAAGCGCTGGAAACGGGCGATGCCGAGGCAACGATCGCCAAAGTGAAAACCCAGGTCCTCGCTATCTGCGCACGTTTTCCCGTTTACGGGGAACGTCCCGCGGCCGGGGCGGCGGTCGCCGCCTGA
- the nrdR gene encoding transcriptional regulator NrdR, which translates to MHCPFCSDDDTKVIDSRLVTDGAQVRRRRECLSCKERFTTYEQAELVMPRVIKQNGSREPFNEDKLRAGFLRALEKRPVSVELIEAEISHIKQKLRATGEREVNSRVLGELVMDSLKELDKVAYVRFASVYRSFEDIAEFQAAIERLQAEPERKLATDSSSADSDA; encoded by the coding sequence ATGCACTGTCCGTTTTGCTCGGATGACGACACCAAGGTGATCGATTCCCGTCTGGTGACCGACGGGGCCCAGGTGCGTCGCCGTCGTGAATGCCTGTCCTGCAAGGAACGCTTTACGACCTACGAGCAGGCCGAGCTGGTCATGCCCCGGGTCATCAAGCAAAACGGTAGTCGCGAACCCTTCAACGAGGACAAGCTGCGCGCCGGGTTTCTCCGCGCATTGGAAAAGCGTCCCGTGTCCGTGGAGCTGATTGAGGCGGAAATAAGCCATATCAAACAGAAACTCCGCGCCACCGGTGAACGGGAGGTGAACTCCCGGGTGCTCGGGGAGCTGGTGATGGACAGTCTCAAAGAGCTGGACAAGGTCGCCTACGTGCGCTTCGCGTCGGTGTATCGGAGTTTTGAGGATATCGCTGAGTTTCAGGCCGCTATCGAGCGACTGCAGGCCGAACCGGAACGAAAACTCGCCACGGATTCTTCCTCTGCTGACAGCGACGCCTGA